A window of the Lactuca sativa cultivar Salinas chromosome 5, Lsat_Salinas_v11, whole genome shotgun sequence genome harbors these coding sequences:
- the LOC111899518 gene encoding uncharacterized protein LOC111899518 isoform X2: MLKTRCSLIKGFVYGIFKLKSKVQPFDHIFSAVLLLIFPASKVIVAVSTQSSLSHRKLPIGYNAFPLPTLSYFVYFKHLSMRWTSFELFQVKHDDVWWRWHRV; encoded by the exons ATGTTGAAAACGAGATGTTCATTGATCAAGGGTTTTGTTTATGGGATTTTCAAATTGAAATCTAAAGTTCAGCCGTTTGATCATATCTTCTCTGCAGTGCTGCTATTG ATTTTTCCCGCATCCAAGGTTATTGTTGCAGTCTCCACACAGTCCTCTCTCAGTCATCGCAAGCTTCCAATCGGTTATAACGCCTTTCCTCTACCAACTTTGTCCTATTTTGT gTACTTCAAACATTTGAGTATGCGTTGGACAAGTTTTGAACTGTTTCAAG TTAAGCATGATGATGTATGGTGGAGATGGCATAG GGTCTAA
- the LOC111899518 gene encoding uncharacterized protein LOC111899518 isoform X1 — MLKTRCSLIKGFVYGIFKLKSKVQPFDHIFSAVLLLIFPASKVIVAVSTQSSLSHRKLPIGYNAFPLPTLSYFVYFKHLSMRWTSFELFQGTLLFVEFHPIRLNVRISNVL; from the exons ATGTTGAAAACGAGATGTTCATTGATCAAGGGTTTTGTTTATGGGATTTTCAAATTGAAATCTAAAGTTCAGCCGTTTGATCATATCTTCTCTGCAGTGCTGCTATTG ATTTTTCCCGCATCCAAGGTTATTGTTGCAGTCTCCACACAGTCCTCTCTCAGTCATCGCAAGCTTCCAATCGGTTATAACGCCTTTCCTCTACCAACTTTGTCCTATTTTGT gTACTTCAAACATTTGAGTATGCGTTGGACAAGTTTTGAACTGTTTCAAGGTACATTGCTATTTGTTGAATTTCACCCTATTAGGTTAAATGTAAGaattagcaatgtactttaa
- the LOC111899520 gene encoding peroxidase N1, which translates to MEVSSLNKTLILLVLVLATFTTMAQGQGSRGRGQGTRVGFYRATCPRVESIVQSAVESAVQANRTIAPGLLRMFFHDCFVNGCDASVLIEGPSTEKASGPNSLLTGFEVIDAAKAQLESACPGVVSCADIVALAARDSVVLTGGRRWQVPLGRRDGLVSQASDTANLPGATDPITVQIRKFADKGLNTQDLVTLVGGHTIGTAACLLFSYRLYNFNNTNGPDPDINQAFLPQLRALCPNGGNAFRRVAMDTGSVNSFGNSFYENLRNGRGVIESDAKLWSDRRTQRYVQGFLGVRGQPGSRFNAEFGRAMVKMGNIHVKTGRQGQIRRVCTATN; encoded by the exons ATGGAGGTTTCTTCTCTTAACAAAACACTTATCCTGCTGGTTCTAGTGTTAGCCACCTTCACTACAATGGCACAAGGCCAAGGCAGTCGGGGTAGAGGCCAGGGCACCCGCGTTGGCTTCTACCGGGCCACCTGCCCGAGGGTCGAATCAATTGTCCAGTCAGCGGTTGAGTCTGCTGTCCAAGCTAACCGCACTATTGCACCTGGTTTACTTCGGATGTTCTTCCATGACTGCTTCGTCAATGGTTGTGATGCATCTGTTCTAATAGAAGGCCCGTCGACTGAAAAGGCTTCCGGACCCAACTCCCTACTGACAGGCTTTGAAGTTATTGATGCTGCAAAGGCCCAGCTCGAATCTGCATGCCCTGGTGTGGTCTCTTGTGCTGATATTGTTGCCTTAGCTGCCCGAGATTCTGTAGTCCTG ACGGGTGGACGTAGGTGGCAGGTGCCATTAGGGCGCAGAGATGGATTGGTTTCGCAAGCATCGGATACTGCCAACTTGCCTGGGGCTACCGATCCTATTACTGTTCAAATTAGAAAGTTTGCTGATAAAGGTCTTAACACTCAAGATCTTGTAACTCTTGTTG GAGGACACACAATTGGAACAGCAGCTTGTCTGCTATTCAGCTATAGACTATACAACTTCAACAATACCAATGGACCCGACCCGGATATAAACCAAGCCTTCCTACCACAGCTCCGGGCACTATGCCCCAATGGTGGTAATGCGTTTAGGCGTGTGGCAATGGATACCGGCAGTGTTAATAGCTTTGGCAATTCCTTCTATGAAAACTTGAGGAATGGACGTGGAGTTATTGAATCCGATGCAAAGCTATGGAGTGACAGGAGGACTCAAAGGTATGTACAAGGGTTCTTGGGTGTTAGAGGCCAACCTGGATCGCGATTCAACGCTGAGTTTGGAAGAGCAATGGTCAAGATGGGTAATATTCATGTGAAAACTGGGAGACAAGGACAAATTCGTAGGGTTTGTACGGCCACCAATTGA
- the LOC111899518 gene encoding uncharacterized protein LOC111899518 isoform X3 produces MLKTRCSLIKGFVYGIFKLKSKVQPFDHIFSAVLLLIFPASKVIVAVSTQSSLSHRKLPIGYNAFPLPTLSYFVYFKHLSMRWTSFELFQGSNVEMENRY; encoded by the exons ATGTTGAAAACGAGATGTTCATTGATCAAGGGTTTTGTTTATGGGATTTTCAAATTGAAATCTAAAGTTCAGCCGTTTGATCATATCTTCTCTGCAGTGCTGCTATTG ATTTTTCCCGCATCCAAGGTTATTGTTGCAGTCTCCACACAGTCCTCTCTCAGTCATCGCAAGCTTCCAATCGGTTATAACGCCTTTCCTCTACCAACTTTGTCCTATTTTGT gTACTTCAAACATTTGAGTATGCGTTGGACAAGTTTTGAACTGTTTCAAG GGTCTAATGTTGAGATGGAGAACAGATATTGA